The region CGCTCAGTGCGGCGATGGCGCTACCCAGTGCAAAAATGAGTAGTCCCCCGACGATCAGCGGCTTTCTACCAATACGGTCGGAGACCAGACCGAAGGGGATCTGGAAAATAGCCTGCATCAAACCATAGATACCAATCGCAATCCCGATCAGTGCTTCACTGGCACCTTGTAATGCCATACCGTAGGTGGTCAAAACGGGCAACACCATGAACATGCCAAGCATGCGTAGTGAAAAAACGGCACCCAAGCCCCATGTGGCGCGTAATTCGCCTGGGGTCATTTTATTATCGTTCATTCATTACCTCTGAAAACAATTGGCGCTATTTTAGTGCGTTATTGGCCAGACAGTAAACGATAGGTTTGTTACGTGATTTGGCGGAGGGGAAAGTAGGGGAGGAAAGTAGGGGGGGAAAGTAGGGGAAAGTAGAGGGAAAAGAAAAACGCAGGGAGCGTTTTTCAACGTCGCTTTTGCGACGGCCCGAAGGGGGGAGAGCAGGAAGCTCGCCATAAAAAAACAGGCGGACGAGCCACCTGTTTTTTAATGTATAGAACGCAGCTTGTGATTAACGCAGATAGGTCAGCAGGACTTCATGCGCTGGCGCCATTGAATCTACAGACATCATCACGCTCAGTGAGGTAATCGCGACGATGGAGAAAACAAACAGCTTTCTTGCCCATACGCGGTCATCAATCGCATTTTTATAGCCTGACAACGCCATACCTAACCACCATACGCTAACTGCGGCGGCAACGATGAGGTATTTGTAGCCGGCGTAACCGCCGAGAGACAGCATCAATGTTGCGACCGCAAACGCGACGATATAGAGCGTGATGTGGTTTTTCGCAACGGAGATACCTTTCACAACAGGTAGTACCGGGATGTTAGCTGCTTGATAATCCTTGAAGCGGAAAATCGCAATCGCGTAGGAATGCGGCATCTGCCACAGGCTAAAGATCAACAGTAGAATCAATGCACCCGCGTCGAACTGGTTGCTGACGGCGCAGTAACCAATAACCGGGGGTGCTGCGCCGGACAGGCTGCCAATCAGCGTGCCATAAACAGAATGCCGCTTCATATACAGGCTATATACACCGACATACACAACGAATCCCATCACCGCCAGCCACATAGCCAGCGGATTAGCCGCGATGTACAGCAGAGCAAAGCCCGCAATACCTAACAGCGATGCGTAAACCAGCGTTACCTTCAGCGAAATCAGTCCTTTTACCAGAACCCGATTTTTGGTTCTCTCCATTTTCTTGTCGATGTCGCGGTCAATAACGTTGTTAAACACGCAGCCAGATGCAACGACTAACGACACACCCACGAGGGTGGCGAGAAACAAGGGATAATCAATGCGGCCTTGTGCCGCAAGGAGAAACCCACCGATAACGGAAATCAGATTTCCGAAAATAATTCCTGGTTTAGTAACTTGCAGGTATTGCTTAATCATCTTTTACGGCTCTGTTACTGGATCATCATATTGTGGTGTGCGCTCATCATAATCCAGATGGAGCCCACGACGACAATCGCGATAATCAGGACGGCAAACACAAGAGCCACCACGTTCCAGCGCTCTTCTGAGGACGTATTCAGGTGCAGGAAGTACACCAGATGCACCAGAATTTGAACCACTGCACATCCCACCACCGTGAAAAGAATGGCGTTATGCGATGCGGTGCCGCTCATGACCATACTGAAAGGAATGACTGTCAAAATAACAGACAGAACAAAACCTATCACATACGACTTAACGCTACCGTGGCTGGCACCTGCATGATCGGTTGTTGAATGACTCATTAGATTGCCCCCAGCAGATAAACAACGGTGAAGACACAAATCCACACCACGTCAAGGAAGTGCCAGAACAGGCTCAGACACATCAGACGCGTTTTGTTGGTTGCAGTCAGCCCACGTTTGGACACCTGAATCATCATGATGACCAACCAGATCAGACCGCCCGTTACGTGGAGCCCGTGAGTACCGACCAGTGCGAAGAAGGCGGACAGGAACGCGCTGCGATCCGGGCCATAGCCTTCAACGATCAGGTGATGGAATTCATAGATTTCCATCCCGATAAACACCAGACCGAACAAGAAGGTCACACCTAACCAGGTATTAACCTGAGCTTTGTTGCCCTTGTTCATGGCGATCATCGCCATGCCGTAAGTAATACTACTGAACAACAGCGCGAACGTTTCCACCAGCACGAAAGGCAGTTGGAAAATGTCTTTCCCGCTTGGGCCACCAGCAGTACCGTTAACCAGTACCGCATAGGTCGCGAACAGTGACCCGAAAATGATCAGGTCGCTCATCAGGTAGACCCAGAAGCCAAATACCTTATTGGCTCCTGTGTCGTGGTGCCCATGCTCTGCATGGGCGGTATTGTGGTTAGTCAGAGTTTCAGTTGACATGTTTCACGCCTGCCTTACTGAGTTGATCAAAATTCTGATTCTCAATTTGCTCAATTTCTTTAACCGGTACGTAGTAATCCACGTCCTGATTAAAGCTGTGCACAATCCAGGTCACAATCATGCCTGCGAAGCTAGCGATGACCAGCCACCAGATATGCCAGATCATAGCAAAACCGAATACCAGGCTAAATGCAGAGATAATCACACCAGCGCCGGTATTCTTCGGCATGTGAATCTCTTCATAGCTGGCAGGACGTTTGTAAGCTTCACCTTTTTCTTTCGCTTCCCAGAAAGCATCACGCTCGTCAACATGTGGCACGATAGCGAAGTTGTAGAACGGCGCAGGAGAAGACGTTGCCCACTCCAGTGTGCGTCCACCCCACGGGTCACCCGTCAGATCGCGATTCTGGTCACGGTCACGGATACTGACGTAGAACTGGATAACCTGACACAGTACACCGATACCGATTAATACTGCACCGATGGAAGCCACAACCAGCAACGCGTGGAACTCAGGGTTAATTTGCTGGCTCAGACGACGCGTCATACCCATGAAGCCGAGAATGTACAGCGGCATAAAGGCAACGAAGAAGCCGATAATCCAGAACCAGAAAGCGCGTTTACCCCAGGTTTCATTCAGGGTGAAACCAAAGGCTTTAGGGAACCAGTAAGTAATACCTGCGAAGCAACCAAACACCACACCGCCGATGATCACGTTATGGAAGTGAGCAATCAGGAACAGACTGTTGTGTAGGACAAAGTTCGCGCCCGGTACGGCCAGCAGTACCCCGGTCATCCCACCAATGGTGAAGGTGATGATGAAGCCCGTCGTCCACAGCATCGTGGAGTGAGACTGAATACGACCTTGGTACATGGTGAACAGCCAGTTGAAGATTTTAACCCCGGTAGGGATTGAAATAATCATGGTGGCTATACCAAAGAAGGCGTTGACGTTCGCGCCGGACCCCATGGTAAAGAAGTGGTGCAGCCAAACGATGAACGACAGAACCGTAATCGCAATGGTTGCCCATACCAATGAGGTGTAGCCAAACAGACGTTTTTTACAGAAGGTAGCAACCACTTCGGAGTAAACACCGAATATCGGCAGCACCAGAATGTAAACCTCAGGATGACCCCATGCCCAAATCAGGTTGATGTACATCATCATGTTGCCACCCATATCATTGGTAAAGAAATGGGTGCCGAGGTAACGGTCAAGCGTCAGCAGCGCAATGGTAACGGTCAATATCGGGAATGCGGCAATGATCAGCACGTTGGTACACAGCGCTGTCCAGGTAAATACTGGCATTTTCATCAGCGTCATGCCCGGTGCACGCATCTTCAGAATTGTCGCGAAGAAGTTAACGCCCGTCAGCGTGGTACCGATACCGGATATCTGTAGACTCCATATCCAGTAATCGACCCCGACGCCGGGACTGTACTCCTTGCCTGACAGCGGCGGATAGGCTACCCAGCCAGTCTGCGCGAATTCACCCACGCCGAGAGAGAGGTTGATCAAGACCACGCCAGCTACAAACAACCAGAAGCTGAGGGAGTTCAGGAAGGGGAAAGCAACGTCACGCGCACCGATCTGCAAGGGAACCGCAAGGTTCATCAAGCCAACAACGAACGGGGTTGCCACGAAGAAGATCATGATGACACCGTGAGCGGTGAAGATCTGATCGTAGTGGTGAGCGTTTAGGAAGCCCTCTTGCCCGGCAGAGGCAAGAACCTGCTGACCGCGCATCATGATGGCATCGGCAAAGCCACGTATCATCATCACCAAACCAACGATGATATACATGATACCGATTTTTTTGTGGTCTACAGAGGTGAACCACTCGGCCCACAGCCATTTCCACTTACCGAAATAGGTTATTGCCGCCAGTAGCGCAAGGCCACCAACGATGATCGCCGCCACGGTGACCATAATAATGGGTTCGTGGTACGGAACCGCATCGAGTGTAAGTTTTCCGAACATCGTATTATCCCTCGGCTCCTTTGTGCGAGCTATGCTCGCCCATGTTCATACCCTCACCGTGTTGCATGTTTTCATCGGGCTTCATGCCTTCACCATGATGTTGCATGTTCATGTCGTTGCCTATGAATTTGCGAATAATATTATTGAACAAATCCGGCTGGACACTGGAGAAGTATTCGACAGGATGGAATTCACTTGGCTTAGCCAGCGCGTTGAATTCATCCATGGTATTCAGTGTCTTGGCGGACGCACGAACGTTCGCAACCCACTGATCGAATTCCTGTTGGGTTGGTGTGGCAATTGCGGTGAACTTCATACCAGAGAAGCCTTTACCACTATAACCGCCAGAGATACCGTCATATTTGCCCGGTTCATTAGCAATTAAATGGAGCTTCGTCTGCATTCCAGCCATGGCGTAAATCTGTCCACCAAGACGAGGGATGAAGAAGGAGTTCATCACGGAGTCGGATGTGATCTTGAATGCAACAGGCACGTTGGCAGGGAAAGCCAATTCGTTAACCGTAGCGATACCAAGGTCCGGGTAAACAAACAGCCATTTCCAGTCAAGCGAAACAACTTCGACATTGATAGGTTTGACGTCTGATACCAGCGGCTTGTACGGATCAAGCGAGTGGGTCGTCTTCCAGGTAATCGTGCCAAGAATAACGATAATGATAATTGGTACAGTCCAGACTACGGCTTCTATCTTGTTGGAGTGTGACCAGTTCGGGGTATATTTTGCCTTTTCATTAGAAGCACGGAACTTCCAAGCAAAAGCTATCGTCATAACGATAACGGGAATCACAACGATCAACATCAGCCCGATGGCAGTCAGTATTAGCGATCTTTGTTCTAACCCGATCTCTCCTTTGGGGTTCATCAGCGCCATATCGCAACCGCTCAGTAGAACAGTGGCTGCAAATAAAGACAGCATCCCAAAAATTTTATTGTATTTCTTGAGTCTCATCTAGCGACCTCAATAACAAGGGCTCTATTGTCATTTCATGCGAGCGGGCATTTTACGGGAAGGTTACTGCACTGTAAACATGATTAAGGTTATGTCAGCCGATTGTTGCTGTTTTTTGCCCTTAATGTCACAAAGATAGCCAAAATAAAAATGGTATTTAAAAACAGCAAATTAAGTGGCTACCCAGATGAGAGTATGGATGGATAATAAGAAATTACAACTTACCGTAACGCTTATTTTCTATTTTTAGTTTACTGGGATTTTTGCCCAATCTGTGTTTTTGATAACGAATGAAATTAGTTCTGGGGAGATTTTACGAGGAAATAAAATTCCCTCTAGCAAGATAATTATGAAAAAAATAATTAAATAAGGAATGGGGTAATTGGTCCAGGCAGTAGGGGGGAACAGCCTGAACCAATATCGTTAGTGTACGGACGGCTTAGATGCTCGTCTGAGTGACAGATAATCCAGCAGACTACCGAAGAAAATTCCCAGCAGCGCGAGCGTACCGCCTGCGGCGAGCAGGCATTCTGCCAACAGCGGCAATGAAGACCATTCCAGCGCATTACTGATGAGCAAAATGAGCCACAATGCCAGCAACATCACACCCAATCCCAACACATGCAAAGCCTTCTTGTAATAATTCGGGAAGTTTGTGCGTAACTGAAAGGTGTCTGTTTTTTGGGTAAATTCCAGCGTCTCGCGGCAAATCATCAGGATTGCCAGACCCGGCAATGCGGCAAAAATCGAGAATAGATAGAACCATGCCCAGCCGTAAGATTCGACAAACCAGCCAGCAATAGGGCCAACATAAACCCGCCCGACGGCGGCAAGGGCGGAAAGCAGAGCAAACTGTGTGGCTGAGAACGACTTATTACACAGCGTCATCAATAGTGCGACGAATGCTGCTGTCCCCATACCGCCGCAGAGATTTTCCAGAAAAACAGCGGTAGCCATGGTGAACAGATTTTTGGCGGTGATAGCGAGCAACCAGTACCCCGCGTTGGACACGGCCTGAAGAATACCAAACAGCATCAGCGCTCTGAACAGGGAGAGCCGCTGCATCAATAATCCACCGTAAATGGCTCCCACGATGGTGGCGAGGAGTCCAAGCGTCTTATTAACCAGCCCGACATCACCCGCATTGAAACCAACGCCGCGTATCAGGAAGGTTGTTGTCAGGCTGACCGCAAAGGCGTCACCGAGCTTGTATAACACGATAAGCAGAAGAATGAGCCAGGCGTTGTTGCGTGCGAAGAAATCGCGCAGGGGGGCAACAATCGCTTGCTCCATGCTGCGCGGCGCTGGCTGGCTATTCAGTGGTTCCGGTGCTAACAGGGTCGCGAAGACACCGATCAGCATGAGTCCTGCCATTAACCAATAGGTGGCCTGCCAGCCGAAATAGCGATCGGCCATCCACAACGCCAGTCCACCAGAAACCAGCATCGCCAGACGATAACCTAATACTGAGGTGGCTGCGCCTGTGCCGCGTTCTTCTGGGGGAAGTAAATCCGTCTTATAGGCATCAAAAACAATATCCTGAGAAGCGGAGCAGAATGCGACCAGAACCGCCAGCGCAGCCAGCCACCAGAGATCGCGAGCCGGGTTCATAAACCCCATACCAATAATGGCAGCAATCAGCAGAAGTTGACTGAGTATCAGCCAGCCGCGGCGTCGGCCGAGAAACGGTGGGGTGTAGCGGTCCATCAGCGGGGACCATAAGAACTTGAATACGTAGGCCTGACCAACCAAAGAGAAGAAACCAATGGTTTTCAGATCGACATTCTCGACGGTCATCCAGGCTTGCAAGGTGCCGGAGGTCAATGCCAATGGTAAACCGGAAGCGAAGCCAAGCAACAGCATAAAAAGCGAATTACGTTGGCTGAACAAAGCAATGATGCGACTAAACATGAAGAGTCCTTTCCCTTGCTCCGTGAGCGTTCAGGAGCAAGGGAAGCGGCGTACAGAAATTAACGGGCGTTTTCTTTGATAAAGCTACTTACTGTTGTGTCTTGTGCCATGTCGTTGATGACATCGCCTAACACCGTGTTAACGGCATTGGTAATGTTCTCATTATTGGCAGTAAACGCGCCCTGAACGTTATAGGTTGAGCGGTAGTTCTTCACCTGCTTGTTGCCATTTGCTGCCTGAGAAATGATGGAGATATCCGCTTTGGTGGTGATGTTGTAGCGCAGGTTGCCTTCGGAGACATCGGCGTACAGGTGGTTAACCACGATCTGCAAGGCTACTGGGCCGCCAGTACCGATCATGTAACCACGCGCGGTCATTTGTTTCTCCAGCGCTTCTTGCAACAGAAAACGCAGATCGCGAGAAGGCGTCAGCGTAATCAGTTGGCCATCGCGATTCACTTTCGCCAGAGCCTGATCGGCGCGTTGGTCTGCACCATTGATACTAATCGTTACGCCCATCAGCGTCGGGTCTTGGGAAGGCAGGCTGATTTTGGGGGTGATGTTCAGCGTGTTGCTTTTTGCTGCACATCCTGCAAGCAGAATGACGGCCAGAAGAGGGAAAAATAATTTTTTTAACATTCGTATTTTCTCAGTAATGATTAGTGTGGTGAGCTGACAAATATTGTTGATATCATATCATCGCCACAGGCAGGAAAAAGAGCCGATAGCAGGTAAATTGTCCTGAAATTCATCTTTTTCATGCTTTTGACACGAAAAAAACGTTTTATCACATCAAGCCCGTCGATGGCATATCAACCTGTTGCGAACATTTTTCTTCCTTTAATGCCGTCTTTTGCGCATTGCAGTTTGAAAAAACGCTAAGGTTAAATGATTCGGGCATCGGTGAATGACAGCTATGTCGCGTTGATATCAATTTTTCTCCAAGCTGAAAGGGTAGCCGTATGATGCGTGAAACGATAGAAGAAAAGTTGCGTGTGGGTTTTGAACCCGTTCACTTAGAGGTGACTGATGAAAGCTATCGCCACAACGTGCCTGCGGGAGCGGAAAGTCATTTTAAAGTTGTGCTGGTCAGCGATAAATTCACGGGCGAACGCGTGATTGGACGACACCGTTCTGTCTATGCCGTATTAGCGGCGGAACTTGCAGGCTCCGTACACGCCTTAGCGCTACATACATACACGACGAAAGAGTGGGTCAGTTTGCAAAATGCCGTCCCTTCTTCACCGCCCTGTGGCGGCGCTGGCATCCTTTCTTAAGTCATGAATATGACCCGTTCCTGACATATCGGAGCGGGTTACTAACAAAAGTGTGAATCTGTTGCTGTAATAGTCTGCCCGCCGTTCTCGACTCATCCTCTCTATATCGCTATAATGCTGCGTCTATTTTTCCTGAATGTATTCGGGACGCTTCTGACTACAAGGACGGGGTTGGCAATTTCCCGGTTCTGCAGGGTTGATTCGAGCTGTGCGCTTTGGTGCTGGCCATCTGAATTAAATCTTGCTGTCGTGAGAGTTTTTCGTCGCGAGAATAGTTTTGGGGTTGACCGATCACTGTGATTTTTTGAGGTAACAAGATGCAAGTTTCAGTTGAAACCACTCAAGGTCTGGGACGTCGCGTAACGATTACCGTTGCAGCTGACATCATTGAGAGTGCGGTGAAGAGCGAGCTGGTCAACGCGGCTAAAAAAGTACGTATTGACGGTTTTCGTAAAGGCAAAGTGCCGATGAATGTTGTTGCTCAGCGTTATGGTGCCTCTGTGCGTCAGGACGTATTGGGTGACCTGATGCAGCGCAACTTTGTTGACGCTATCATCAAAGAAAAAATTAATCCGGTTGGCGCGCCTAACTATATCCCTGGCGAATACGCTGTCGGTGGCGACTTCACTTACTCTGTTGAGTTTGATGTCTACCCAGAAGTCGAACTGAAAGGTCTGGAAGCAATCGAAGTTGAAAAACCGGTTGTTGAAGTGACTGATGCTGACGTTGACACCATGCTGGACACGCTGCGTAAGCAACAGGCGACCTGGAAAGAAACTGATCGCGCTGCGGCAGCGGAAGATCGTGCCACTATCGATTTCACCGGCTCTATTGACGGTGAAGTTTTCGAAGGCGGAGAAGCATCTGACTTCGTTCTGGCAATGGGCCAGAATCGCATGATCCCAGGCTTTGAAGATGGCATCGTTGGGCACAAAGCGGGCGAAGAATTCACGATCAACGTGAACTTCCCAGAAGATTACCACGCAGAAAACCTGAAAGGGAAAGCGGCTCAGTTTGCTATCGTCCTGAAGAAAGTTGAAGAGCGTGAGCTGCCTGAACTGACTGAAGAATTCATCAAACGTTTCGGCGTGGCTGATGGTTCTCAGGAAGGCCTGCGTGCTGAAGTCCGTAAAAATATGGAACGTGAGCTGAAAGGCGCGGTGCGTAACCGTGTGAAAACTCAGGTTCTGGACGGACTGATCAACGCCAACGAAATCGAAGTGCCTGTTGCACTGATCGATGGCGAAATCGATGTTCTGCGCCGTCAGGCTGCACAGCGTTTTGGTGGCAACGAGAAGCAAGCGCTGGAATTGCCGCGTGAGCTGTTCGAAGAGCAAGCGAAACGCCGCGTTGTTATCGGTCTGCTGTTGGGCGAAGTGATCAGCAGCAATGAGCTGAAAGCTGATGAAGCGCGCGTTAATGCACTGATCGAAGAAATGGCTTCTGCCTACGAAGATCCGCAGGAAGTTATCGAGTTCTACGGCAAAAATAAAGAACTGCTGAACAACATGCGTAACGTTGCGTTGGAAGAACAAGCGGTAGAAACGGTTCTTGCTAAAGCGAAAGTCGTTGAGAAATCAGTAAGCTTCAACGAACTGATGAACCAAACGACTACGGCATAAGCTTTGTTGATATCAACATTGTTTATTGTGTAGCGGGGATGCTTCCCTATTAAAAGCCCGTGCCTTATGGCGCGGGCTTTTTGCTTGTAGGTCTATGCCATCTTGATACTGATGGTGAGCATTTGGACGCTACGTGATCTCCTGCGTACCCGTCAGAGAAGACTCAAGGCATGATTGCCTGAAATTGCACTATGATTAACTCAGTGAAGAATTTATTAGGTCAGGCAAAGAGTTAAACCACAGGTTTACTGTGTCGATAACGTGTTAATAATAAAATAATTGGCTCTTTAATACAGAGCGATTGATAGTGTAAGCTTGAAATACAATGTATGTGCCCCCACTCACTGAAGAGGAAAAGCTGGCACAGCAGGTAAAGATTATCGGCGGTTGGGTTGTTCAACAGGAGCTCAGGGATGGATAGGGCAGGGTTCCATAGTCATCCCCCCCTATCTCTAGTAGAATTGAGCGATGCAATGATTGAACGACGCAATAAGAGTGCCGGACGCATTTTATCTAGGAGACGTGAATGTCATACAGTGGCGAACAAGAAAGACAAGCACCTCATATGGCGTTAGTGCCGATGGTGGTTGAACAG is a window of Pectobacterium punjabense DNA encoding:
- the ampG gene encoding muropeptide MFS transporter AmpG, with the protein product MFSRIIALFSQRNSLFMLLLGFASGLPLALTSGTLQAWMTVENVDLKTIGFFSLVGQAYVFKFLWSPLMDRYTPPFLGRRRGWLILSQLLLIAAIIGMGFMNPARDLWWLAALAVLVAFCSASQDIVFDAYKTDLLPPEERGTGAATSVLGYRLAMLVSGGLALWMADRYFGWQATYWLMAGLMLIGVFATLLAPEPLNSQPAPRSMEQAIVAPLRDFFARNNAWLILLLIVLYKLGDAFAVSLTTTFLIRGVGFNAGDVGLVNKTLGLLATIVGAIYGGLLMQRLSLFRALMLFGILQAVSNAGYWLLAITAKNLFTMATAVFLENLCGGMGTAAFVALLMTLCNKSFSATQFALLSALAAVGRVYVGPIAGWFVESYGWAWFYLFSIFAALPGLAILMICRETLEFTQKTDTFQLRTNFPNYYKKALHVLGLGVMLLALWLILLISNALEWSSLPLLAECLLAAGGTLALLGIFFGSLLDYLSLRRASKPSVH
- the cyoA gene encoding cytochrome o ubiquinol oxidase subunit II; this encodes MRLKKYNKIFGMLSLFAATVLLSGCDMALMNPKGEIGLEQRSLILTAIGLMLIVVIPVIVMTIAFAWKFRASNEKAKYTPNWSHSNKIEAVVWTVPIIIIVILGTITWKTTHSLDPYKPLVSDVKPINVEVVSLDWKWLFVYPDLGIATVNELAFPANVPVAFKITSDSVMNSFFIPRLGGQIYAMAGMQTKLHLIANEPGKYDGISGGYSGKGFSGMKFTAIATPTQQEFDQWVANVRASAKTLNTMDEFNALAKPSEFHPVEYFSSVQPDLFNNIIRKFIGNDMNMQHHGEGMKPDENMQHGEGMNMGEHSSHKGAEG
- the tig gene encoding trigger factor, which codes for MQVSVETTQGLGRRVTITVAADIIESAVKSELVNAAKKVRIDGFRKGKVPMNVVAQRYGASVRQDVLGDLMQRNFVDAIIKEKINPVGAPNYIPGEYAVGGDFTYSVEFDVYPEVELKGLEAIEVEKPVVEVTDADVDTMLDTLRKQQATWKETDRAAAAEDRATIDFTGSIDGEVFEGGEASDFVLAMGQNRMIPGFEDGIVGHKAGEEFTINVNFPEDYHAENLKGKAAQFAIVLKKVEERELPELTEEFIKRFGVADGSQEGLRAEVRKNMERELKGAVRNRVKTQVLDGLINANEIEVPVALIDGEIDVLRRQAAQRFGGNEKQALELPRELFEEQAKRRVVIGLLLGEVISSNELKADEARVNALIEEMASAYEDPQEVIEFYGKNKELLNNMRNVALEEQAVETVLAKAKVVEKSVSFNELMNQTTTA
- a CDS encoding cytochrome o ubiquinol oxidase subunit III; the protein is MSTETLTNHNTAHAEHGHHDTGANKVFGFWVYLMSDLIIFGSLFATYAVLVNGTAGGPSGKDIFQLPFVLVETFALLFSSITYGMAMIAMNKGNKAQVNTWLGVTFLFGLVFIGMEIYEFHHLIVEGYGPDRSAFLSAFFALVGTHGLHVTGGLIWLVIMMIQVSKRGLTATNKTRLMCLSLFWHFLDVVWICVFTVVYLLGAI
- the cyoE gene encoding heme o synthase; translated protein: MIKQYLQVTKPGIIFGNLISVIGGFLLAAQGRIDYPLFLATLVGVSLVVASGCVFNNVIDRDIDKKMERTKNRVLVKGLISLKVTLVYASLLGIAGFALLYIAANPLAMWLAVMGFVVYVGVYSLYMKRHSVYGTLIGSLSGAAPPVIGYCAVSNQFDAGALILLLIFSLWQMPHSYAIAIFRFKDYQAANIPVLPVVKGISVAKNHITLYIVAFAVATLMLSLGGYAGYKYLIVAAAVSVWWLGMALSGYKNAIDDRVWARKLFVFSIVAITSLSVMMSVDSMAPAHEVLLTYLR
- the bolA gene encoding transcriptional regulator BolA, with the translated sequence MMRETIEEKLRVGFEPVHLEVTDESYRHNVPAGAESHFKVVLVSDKFTGERVIGRHRSVYAVLAAELAGSVHALALHTYTTKEWVSLQNAVPSSPPCGGAGILS
- the cyoB gene encoding cytochrome o ubiquinol oxidase subunit I, with the protein product MFGKLTLDAVPYHEPIIMVTVAAIIVGGLALLAAITYFGKWKWLWAEWFTSVDHKKIGIMYIIVGLVMMIRGFADAIMMRGQQVLASAGQEGFLNAHHYDQIFTAHGVIMIFFVATPFVVGLMNLAVPLQIGARDVAFPFLNSLSFWLFVAGVVLINLSLGVGEFAQTGWVAYPPLSGKEYSPGVGVDYWIWSLQISGIGTTLTGVNFFATILKMRAPGMTLMKMPVFTWTALCTNVLIIAAFPILTVTIALLTLDRYLGTHFFTNDMGGNMMMYINLIWAWGHPEVYILVLPIFGVYSEVVATFCKKRLFGYTSLVWATIAITVLSFIVWLHHFFTMGSGANVNAFFGIATMIISIPTGVKIFNWLFTMYQGRIQSHSTMLWTTGFIITFTIGGMTGVLLAVPGANFVLHNSLFLIAHFHNVIIGGVVFGCFAGITYWFPKAFGFTLNETWGKRAFWFWIIGFFVAFMPLYILGFMGMTRRLSQQINPEFHALLVVASIGAVLIGIGVLCQVIQFYVSIRDRDQNRDLTGDPWGGRTLEWATSSPAPFYNFAIVPHVDERDAFWEAKEKGEAYKRPASYEEIHMPKNTGAGVIISAFSLVFGFAMIWHIWWLVIASFAGMIVTWIVHSFNQDVDYYVPVKEIEQIENQNFDQLSKAGVKHVN
- a CDS encoding cytochrome o ubiquinol oxidase subunit IV; the protein is MSHSTTDHAGASHGSVKSYVIGFVLSVILTVIPFSMVMSGTASHNAILFTVVGCAVVQILVHLVYFLHLNTSSEERWNVVALVFAVLIIAIVVVGSIWIMMSAHHNMMIQ
- a CDS encoding lipoprotein, which codes for MLKKLFFPLLAVILLAGCAAKSNTLNITPKISLPSQDPTLMGVTISINGADQRADQALAKVNRDGQLITLTPSRDLRFLLQEALEKQMTARGYMIGTGGPVALQIVVNHLYADVSEGNLRYNITTKADISIISQAANGNKQVKNYRSTYNVQGAFTANNENITNAVNTVLGDVINDMAQDTTVSSFIKENAR